The DNA segment TCTTCTCGTCCGTTTTCTTTTTCCACGGACGCCAAGGTTTCAGCGGCTCTGGCGCTTTCGCGTTTTGCGAACGGTGTGCGCGCACACGTGGCGTCGTCAAGCCGACGGACATGTCTCTGTTACGGTGTAATGTAAGTGATAAGTTACAGTAATCTTAATTAGCATTACTTATGTATTAAAATTGAACTACACTCACCGCTTTTCTGGCTTCCTGAAGTTGAGCGTGATTCTGGAGCGCGGATTGAAGGCCGTCACTTCGAGGAATGGCAAATGCACTTGCACATTACCACGCGGCGCGTACACGTTACCCAGCAAATCCAAACCTTTGGAACCTATCACATCGGTAGCGTTTTGTACCATTTCTGTGTAACGTGTTAAGTCGAGCGAGGGATGCGGTTCTAGTTTAAAATGTGTATCGTTCTCAGTCAATGGCGTTAGAAAATCTAAGCTAAATATTTCGGTATACATGAGACCGGCCAGACCGGGCCAATCGTTTACGCTAAGGCCCTGCGAATGGGAATGAAAGCAAGAACATCGTGAGTTTGCGTTTAACTAGCAGTAAAGTTGCTTGCGATTTACCTTATTATCCCAAAAGTCATCTTCACTAATGGACAGCCTGGCAATAACATGTGACGGATAACATTTCTCTAATATATGGGCGGCCAGTTGTATGGCAATCTGGAAAAGCAGCAAGTGCTTTCTTTGAAAGCCCcggatttagttttttttttaattcacactAACCTTTAACTCCttggtatttaattttatgcgCGTTTTCACCTGTGTTGTCAGCGAGGTTTGCAGTTCTCGTCTCCGCTTTTCCAACTTTTCGTGTAGGGTGCTCATTAGATCGTGTGCCTCGCGATCCAGTGTCATATACGGCCCTGTCTTCGCCAGCTGTGCCGAGAATGGACCAAAGCAGGCTTCTACGAATTGACTGAAATCCTTTTGCGGCTGCAGTATGATGCGCTCCATGGCGTGTTGATATGCCTGAAGTTCGTCCAACTCCATTTTCGCCTCAAACGCTGCCAAAGCTTGTTCGGGTTTGATGATAAAATAGTAGTCGAGCGCTAGGCCCGGTCCAGCTATACGCTTGACAGCAATGCTATCGGAAGCCGGTACACGGccacatttttttatgaacaaGTGAAACGTCAAAGAATCCCATAGCAGTCGGAGCGAGAAGCGGGCCACACcaactaaacaaaaaatgtagAGAGTTTGAGAATGAAAACGGGAAATCATTTAATTTACAAGCGCTCTTAGCGACGCTTACCAACTAAAATTATGCTCGATGCCAGCGGACAGCAGAACGTAGCGACCAAAACGGCTGCAACCGGTTGTAAAAGCCCCTGTATCATAACGTTCCAAATAACAGCCTCCAAGAGTATGCAGTAACGATTGCGCGAGTTATCCGGACAGTCCAAATCGTAAATGAGTATCATATAGAGATGCAAAAGCATTGTAAATATAGGAATCCAAAGCGGCGCGGTCAGCGCTAATGCAATACTGAGAAAACTGGTGGCTAAGCAAATCAACGGAAATGCGAATAGTATGATAAGAGTGCCGAGAAAGCCCTTAAAGAAATAATTCCACACTCGATTTAAGTTGCGCGTCAGTCCTTTGCCAATGAAGCCTACGAATCGATAGGAACAGGGACGGTAATTTCATGTAAACTAAAGCAATGCAGAATTGTGTAAACTCACCAGTGTCCGGTTCCGTTTCGAAGTGTGTACGTGATTTTGATATGTGTCGCCAGAGTTCGATCAAGCGTGAGGCCATCGTCTGCGTAATGCTGGTCTTGCGCGGAAACAGAGTGCCATTGATCTGCGACAGCTCCAAGTCCGGCATGAACGGCTTCACACAGAAGAGCGCACGCAACCCTAATGGACTGCACCAGGGCACCAATATGCCGAGCAGAAACATCATGTTCCATGTCCAACACCAGGTGCGCTGCAGTAAATTTAGTAGACGCCAAAGTGGCCAGCGCGTGCTGGTTGTACGTATGATTTCCTTCTCCACCAAGAATACCGGCTGACTGGGATCAGAGCGTGGCGTTACGATCGAGGTAGCCTGCTGACTAATTACTGTAGGTATCACATCCGATTGACCTTGAAAGTTGCGTCGTATTATCCAAGCACTCGGCGACCATATACGGCAAGCCCATTGGAAGCTGCGCGTCGGCGTTTTCGCATTCTTAAGCTCCTTGAGTAGAACTGGTTCGCGCTCTTTCATGAACGCCAAGTCGCGACTAAGAAAATAGGCAGTTTGGTGCAAATTATGTTTGGTGCACATTTTTAGCGCCTCCTCATGTGCCGACCAGGCGGATTTGCTGAGTTTGCTTTCCTCGGCTTTGCGCAATTTCGAGCGTAGCCAAGGCGCGACACGCGACAAAACCGAATGATCGTTGGCAAGACATTTCTGATGATCTTCGCGAGTGCGCTTAATATCCTTCTGCACTTTATCCATCGCCTTGTACATGAACACAACAGATTGTGCCTGTTGAACTAGAAGTTCGGGAATGCCATCACCCAGCTCCGCCAATTTGGGATTCGATAGTATGGAGGAGTAGACGCGTTGCAGGTATTCCTTCATAACCGCCTCATTTACTTCctatcaacaaattttttagcattaatattaacattaaaataaaatttattaattgctCACCTCCTCGATTTCCTTGTCGCTGAGCTTTTTGGCGCGCAGCTCTGCAATGAGGCGCTCGCGAAAGTGCAGAAACCAGCCGCGTGTCTCGCGCTCCAATATGCCGATAAGCACCGGCAATGCTTTGCGCATGACGTCACGACAGAACAGGCGCAAATCAATCTCCTGACCCTTGGGCGTGAGAAAGAGATATGGAACCGGTTGCGTTACCTCACAGCTATtgaaatcgaatttttccatTGTGGCGCGACGCAGCATTTTGCGCACGTACGAACACAGCCCATCCAGACAGTCCTCGAATTCGggctaaaatttcaaaagaaagttatttaacgTACAAAGTAACAAGAGTATTTTGGCATTTATTGCTACACTTACGCGGCACACAAGCTCCGCGATTAGAAAGCGGCAGCGCTCCTCCTTGATTTTATAATCCAAGTTATGCGCGAGCAATGCCGGCACGCCTACAAAATAAcacaaaagcaatatttattattttaattttgctatttGTAATACTTTACATACCGATAAACATATCGACCAGCTTGATAATACCATCTAGCAGCGCTTGCGCGGCGTGCACTACCGAAAAGAAATGTCCAAAAATGCGCGCACGCGCCGTCACAACAATGAAACGCGCGGCCAGCGCCAAGTCGCTGAGGAAGGAATCATGGGCGCGCAATGTGCCCTTCTGCAGCAGCTGCGACAGTCGCCACTTGTGCACCTGGCCGGGAAAGTGCAAGCTGGGCACATCGAATTCACTGTGTCAAAAAGTCAAGAGAAGAGAAatttgaaaaaggaaaaatgcaAAGCAGAAGGAAGGTGGGCAACTGCAGTATGCggaaatcaataaaaacaaatcagttcCGGCGAAGTGCGCTACTAAAGTGTGGTGTTTATGGGCGTACTATTGCGTTAGCGGCGCTTCAATGTGAAATGTGCCTTGACATGCTGACAAACTACTAAGCAAATGCATATGCGAGCTATGTACATGTTAAGTAATTGCTTTGTGGCTGCGCAGCTCCTGGTAAAAAGGAAAttgcgtttttatttttgttgtgtttgcttttgttttcttatttcgttcggTGGTTTGTATGCGTATTAATTAAAGAGGAATGCGTGCCGCGAATGCGTAAAATGTCAGCGAAGAAATGTCAAACGCCTAGCGAGCAGGCAGCTCAGCAAATGGGTGAGGATGAGGAGCAGATGAGCCGATTGCTTTGTTGTAAGAGcgtttttatttcgtttttgtgctttttgaaTTTGGTGAGTaactaatattttgcttattggtAGATAAATAGAAGTAGACAATGCTATGGAGTGATTTTGGCAAAATTATAACGGGGACTTTCGAAAAGCTTTCGAAACAATCGTCAAGATTTTGGTTTAAATTTCAAcaagtttaattattttgtacaaaAGAGGAGCAACGAGTTTGGAACGAATTAAGCAGCAAATTTTTTGAGGCATCGCAATGTATTCCAGTGAAGGTAgcgatttttaaatttccacattttagattaaaaattagaccttctatttttaattatagttttgGGATCTTTCAATCAGTATTTgggattaattttaattcttttatactgtatatcgtcaccttgaaacaaattttgagttttagttataaaatgattatatagCCGAAATATACAGAATATAGTatagtagtcgaaaaagtcttttcgtattgtGTCTagagatgtcgttgcagtcgtatatcttcagtgctaccaGTCTTATTGTGTCATAaaccatatatttatttttggaaagccTGACCAATgagatttttcttatttaagccattcaaaaaattaatgatttttcaaaGGAAATCCGGCTCAAGTTGTTGCAGCACAAAAAATTCTTAGTCAGCaagatttttgttcaaaaatgggTGAGAAAATAAGAGAAGAAAtgcgctatattttgaaatttttgtccCACTGGCACGAgaacaaaaaagggaagaatatcACGCGATTATGGCGaccatcaatgaaatttgtgaagtttacggagacgatgctgtatcagttcgtgtagcacaacaatggttcgttcgcttccgtactggaaatttcgaaatttcgacttACTCtcatgaaagttttacactgatggaataatgtctctagcggaaaaatggcaaaaagtggtcgaccaaaatggtacatatttgtttatttatatattattataaatataaaaaaataagttgaagtttgattagaaatacaaaaagactttttcgactactcagtattaaaaatatttaattttttgaaattcacaagtgGATATAATATATTGCGTTAACAACTCGTTTGCAATTACGGCATTATAGCCatttaatacaataatataaGCTTTTAGGGGAAGTGCACATCATTCTGAAACAACTCGATTTTTGAAGATGCCCATAAATGTCAGTGTTTGAAACatggaattaatttaaattcattttaacataaacacatacaaaaaagcaaatatggaattgtatgaatatatgtatgatagtatttatgtatatcttgACTATACATACAACTGGcctctacatatgtacatatgtaacgcAGGTATTTGATACGCAGCTCAATAAACAAAACattgaaatcgaaattaattattttgtaaacaaaaaaaaattattgaaaatgtacacaaaaaggcaaatatatgcatgtatgtgtgtatgaatattttgaatttgtttatttgaacGGTATTTACCCATTTTTACGTATTGTTTCCAATTGTGCCAAAGTTAATTTCTTTGGCTTGCCGTATTTATCCTTTTGCAAGCTTTACGCGTATATTTTAcaacaattgcaaatattttgaattttttattttcgattttaggAAATACAGAAAAGAGATTAACATGATGTGATATTGAATACAGAATTGTAAAACGAATATAAAATAGCAAAGTGATATTATTACTAAGGAAAAAATCAAGCGCCATACAATTAGAATAATAAATTAaggaagaaaagcaaaaatacgaaaatcagctgtttattaaaaccaaatttcgattcgaaaaaatgtttgtaatttgcAGCAACGCTG comes from the Bactrocera neohumeralis isolate Rockhampton chromosome 2, APGP_CSIRO_Bneo_wtdbg2-racon-allhic-juicebox.fasta_v2, whole genome shotgun sequence genome and includes:
- the LOC126751581 gene encoding uncharacterized protein LOC126751581 isoform X1; its protein translation is MSMLPLAGSASGTHLRPLSLTGPEREPVQFTVNLVGAPPEVEQLVEQIKHVAEQFLYHWKTFPIVLPQPLSATTLVLTVNNATNSVSNRNKTRPINLRDLFIAPPFDELDAVASDGSGEPRRLTNSQLKSLRESGLQKDKYGKPKKLTLAQLETIRKNGEFDVPSLHFPGQVHKWRLSQLLQKGTLRAHDSFLSDLALAARFIVVTARARIFGHFFSVVHAAQALLDGIIKLVDMFIGVPALLAHNLDYKIKEERCRFLIAELVCRPEFEDCLDGLCSYVRKMLRRATMEKFDFNSCEVTQPVPYLFLTPKGQEIDLRLFCRDVMRKALPVLIGILERETRGWFLHFRERLIAELRAKKLSDKEIEEEVNEAVMKEYLQRVYSSILSNPKLAELGDGIPELLVQQAQSVVFMYKAMDKVQKDIKRTREDHQKCLANDHSVLSRVAPWLRSKLRKAEESKLSKSAWSAHEEALKMCTKHNLHQTAYFLSRDLAFMKEREPVLLKELKNAKTPTRSFQWACRIWSPSAWIIRRNFQGQSDVIPTVISQQATSIVTPRSDPSQPVFLVEKEIIRTTSTRWPLWRLLNLLQRTWCWTWNMMFLLGILVPWCSPLGLRALFCVKPFMPDLELSQINGTLFPRKTSITQTMASRLIELWRHISKSRTHFETEPDTGFIGKGLTRNLNRVWNYFFKGFLGTLIILFAFPLICLATSFLSIALALTAPLWIPIFTMLLHLYMILIYDLDCPDNSRNRYCILLEAVIWNVMIQGLLQPVAAVLVATFCCPLASSIILVVGVARFSLRLLWDSLTFHLFIKKCGRVPASDSIAVKRIAGPGLALDYYFIIKPEQALAAFEAKMELDELQAYQHAMERIILQPQKDFSQFVEACFGPFSAQLAKTGPYMTLDREAHDLMSTLHEKLEKRRRELQTSLTTQVKTRIKLNTKELKIAIQLAAHILEKCYPSHVIARLSISEDDFWDNKGLSVNDWPGLAGLMYTEIFSLDFLTPLTENDTHFKLEPHPSLDLTRYTEMVQNATDVIGSKGLDLLGNVYAPRGNVQVHLPFLEVTAFNPRSRITLNFRKPEKRDMSVGLTTPRVRAHRSQNAKAPEPLKPWRPWKKKTDEKSVTEKLLIPLPVPHPVHIAIAIHNRDSENPIPLDSELVWEILKSIEDCQGGDVMAVQSVARYRGVVTESSNDSLATSSSIGSTRDSGSGSGIVGNGTETLPCVNREVCTQVKVSEEPVQTSGFHWTLSNWGAAQTARRRTNSNVRVDLASPEDISLDTDSSRAVFNAYGTTV
- the LOC126751581 gene encoding uncharacterized protein LOC126751581 isoform X2; its protein translation is MSMLPLAGSASGTHLRPLSLTGPEREPVQFTVNLVGAPPEVEQLVEQIKHVAEQFLYHWKTFPIVLPQPLSATTLVLTVNNATNSVSNRNKTRPINLRDLFIAPPFDELDAVASDGSGEPRRLTNSQLKSLRESGEFDVPSLHFPGQVHKWRLSQLLQKGTLRAHDSFLSDLALAARFIVVTARARIFGHFFSVVHAAQALLDGIIKLVDMFIGVPALLAHNLDYKIKEERCRFLIAELVCRPEFEDCLDGLCSYVRKMLRRATMEKFDFNSCEVTQPVPYLFLTPKGQEIDLRLFCRDVMRKALPVLIGILERETRGWFLHFRERLIAELRAKKLSDKEIEEEVNEAVMKEYLQRVYSSILSNPKLAELGDGIPELLVQQAQSVVFMYKAMDKVQKDIKRTREDHQKCLANDHSVLSRVAPWLRSKLRKAEESKLSKSAWSAHEEALKMCTKHNLHQTAYFLSRDLAFMKEREPVLLKELKNAKTPTRSFQWACRIWSPSAWIIRRNFQGQSDVIPTVISQQATSIVTPRSDPSQPVFLVEKEIIRTTSTRWPLWRLLNLLQRTWCWTWNMMFLLGILVPWCSPLGLRALFCVKPFMPDLELSQINGTLFPRKTSITQTMASRLIELWRHISKSRTHFETEPDTGFIGKGLTRNLNRVWNYFFKGFLGTLIILFAFPLICLATSFLSIALALTAPLWIPIFTMLLHLYMILIYDLDCPDNSRNRYCILLEAVIWNVMIQGLLQPVAAVLVATFCCPLASSIILVVGVARFSLRLLWDSLTFHLFIKKCGRVPASDSIAVKRIAGPGLALDYYFIIKPEQALAAFEAKMELDELQAYQHAMERIILQPQKDFSQFVEACFGPFSAQLAKTGPYMTLDREAHDLMSTLHEKLEKRRRELQTSLTTQVKTRIKLNTKELKIAIQLAAHILEKCYPSHVIARLSISEDDFWDNKGLSVNDWPGLAGLMYTEIFSLDFLTPLTENDTHFKLEPHPSLDLTRYTEMVQNATDVIGSKGLDLLGNVYAPRGNVQVHLPFLEVTAFNPRSRITLNFRKPEKRDMSVGLTTPRVRAHRSQNAKAPEPLKPWRPWKKKTDEKSVTEKLLIPLPVPHPVHIAIAIHNRDSENPIPLDSELVWEILKSIEDCQGGDVMAVQSVARYRGVVTESSNDSLATSSSIGSTRDSGSGSGIVGNGTETLPCVNREVCTQVKVSEEPVQTSGFHWTLSNWGAAQTARRRTNSNVRVDLASPEDISLDTDSSRAVFNAYGTTV